In Papaver somniferum cultivar HN1 unplaced genomic scaffold, ASM357369v1 unplaced-scaffold_135, whole genome shotgun sequence, one DNA window encodes the following:
- the LOC113334083 gene encoding F-box protein At3g07870-like, translated as MRDEFYYAEYDENSPETPFSRKPRIDINLPFYECRYDYSFAGSCNGLICIDSWHNDRFGPTYIFNPVTREYITLPKFEGNYWWTGFGYIPSTNEYKVVRVYDTINVRTIHVYTIGSSNGWRNVGTVDRNMPFYRKYAGAFAHGAHHWADDKETILAFDLTDEKGFRRFLSATYYRDALYGEIWLLKRNKDNYDDLSWSKEFSLDICTLRSSPPFGLMKSGRLLCYEDHKIYGYDPEASSAIMDVDFGKSITNAIPHKNTLVSLKILGEKDAKKMESGERASSSEETENSD; from the exons ATGCGTGATGAATTTTATTATGCTGAGTATGATGAGAATTCTCCTGAGACGCCCTTTAGTAGAAAACCAAGAATAGATATAAACCTTCCATTTTACGAGTGTAGGTATGATTATTCTTTTGCCGGTTCTTGCAATGGTTTAATCTGCATCGACTCATGGCATAACGATAGGTTTGGACCGACTTACATCTTTAATCCAGTCACCAGAGAGTATATTACTCTTCCAAAATTTGAAGGGAATTACTGGTGGACTGGATTTGGTTACATTCCTtcgaccaatgagtacaaggttgttaggGTATATGACACCATAAATGTTAGAACTATCCATGTATACACTATTGGGAGTAGCAATGGATGGAGAAATGTGGGAACGGTGGATAGGAATATGCCGTTTTATAGAAAATATGCTGGTGCGTTTGCACATGGAGCTCATCATTGGGCGGATGACAAAGAAACCATTCTTGCCTTTGATTTAACTGATGAAAA GGGTTTTAGGCGATTTCTAAGTGCTACTTACTATCGTGATGCCTTATATGGTGAAATATGGTTGTTGAAGAGGAATAAAGATAATTATGATGATTTGAGCTGGAGTAAAGAGTTTAGTTTGGACATTTGCACATTACGGAGTTCACCGCCATTTGGGTTAATGAAGAGTGGTAGGCTTCTATGCTATGAGGATCACAAGATTTATGGTTACGATCCAGAGGCATCATCTGCCATAATGGATGTGGATTTTGGCAAGTCTATTACTAATGCAATCCCTCACAAGAATACTTTAGTTTCATTAAAGATATTAGGAGaaaaagatgcaaaaaaaatggAATCTGGTGAAAGAGCAAGTTCAAGTGAGGAGACAGAAAACAGTGATTAA